The Apodemus sylvaticus chromosome 5, mApoSyl1.1, whole genome shotgun sequence genome has a segment encoding these proteins:
- the Pkn3 gene encoding serine/threonine-protein kinase N3 isoform X2, producing MERRKPGTGQRAPEDEKEMIRRAIQKELKLKEGMENLRRVATDRRHLGHVQQLLRASNRRLEQLHGELRELHAQVLLPASTTAVAAAEPVTSGPQPRAEQPRARLLDALHRQLQVELKVKQGAENMIHTCASGTPKERKLLAAAQQMLKDSQLKVALLRMKISSLEASGSPEPGPDLLAKDLQHRLRIEAAVAVGAKNVVKLLGGRRLQDRKALAEAQAQLQESSQKLDLLRLALELLLERLPPTHSLRSRVTRELRMAMLGNPQPLGTLVKPITLTGTLKVCLLGCKDLLVTVPGRSPMAVQAGSSSENWLRARSRQQRGGGELASEVQAVLKVDNRVVGQTGWGLVAEKSWDQAFVISLDRARELEIGVHWRDWRQLCGVAFLKLEDFLDNACHQLSLGLVPQGRLFAQVTFCEPVIERRPRLRRQRRIFSKRRGQDFLRASQMNLNMAAWGRLVLSLLPPCSSPSTVSPPKGCPSAAACGTSSAASPGDFLPMKTLSGEDLKPPPKPPRLYLQEAAPGTPCTKRPHMDPRTGVVPALSAFSTRKPPRLQDFRCLAVLGRGHFGKVLLVQYKGTGKYYAIKALKKQEVLGRDEIDSLYCEKRILETVGRTGHPFLLSLLACFQTSSHACLVTEFLPGGDLMMQIHEDVFPEPQACFYLACVVLGLQFLHEEKIIYRDLKLDNLLLDAQGFLKIADFGLCKEGIGFGDRTRTFCGTPEFLAPEVLTQEAYTRAVDWWGLGVLLYEMLVGECPFPGDTEEEVFECIVNADVPNPHFLSVQGLELIQKLLQKSPEKRLGAGEQDAEEIKVQPFFRTTNWQALLARTVQPPFVPTLCGPTDLRYFEGEFTSLPPTLTPPVPQSSLTARQQAAFRDFDFVSEQFLES from the exons ATGGAACGCCGAAAG CCCGGGACTGGCCAGAGAGCCCCCGAGGATGAGAAAGAGATGATCCGTCGAGCCATCCAGAAGGAGCTGAAGCTCAAGGAGGGCATGGAGAACTTGCGGCGTGTGGCCACAGACCGCCGTCACCTGGGCCATGTGCAGCAGCTGCTGAGGGCCTCCAACCGCCGCCTGGAGCAGCTACATGGCGAGCTTCGGGAGCTGCATGCCCAGGTTCTGCTGCCAGCCTCCACCACCGCCGTCGCCGCTGCTG AGCCGGTGACCTCAGGACCCCAGCCACGGGCGGAGCAGCCAAGGGCTCGGCTCCTGGACGCTTTACATAGGCAGCTGCAGGTGGAGCTGAAGGTGAAGCAGGGGGCTGAGAACATGATTCACACGTGTGCCAGCGGCACCCCCAAG GAGAGGAAGCTCCTGGCGGCTGCCCAGCAGATGTTAAAGGACAGTCAGCTGAAGGTGGCCCTACTTCGGATGAAGATAAGCAGCCTGGAGGCCAGTGGGTCTCCAGAGCCAG GCCCTGACTTGCTGGCCAAGGACCTGCAGCACCGACTGCGAATAGAGGCTGCTGTGGCTGTAGGTGCCAAGAACGTGGTGAAGCTGCTTGGTGGCCGGAGGCTGCAGGACCGCAAGGCACTGGCCGAG GCCCAGGCCCAGCTCCAGGAATCCTCCCAGAAGCTGGACCTCCTACGGCTGGCCCTGGAATTGCTGCTGGAGAGGTTgcctcccacccactccctgcGCAGTCGGGTGACCCGAGAGCTGCGGATGGCCATGCTTGGGAACCCCCAGCCTTTGGGGACACTTGTGAAACCCATTACCCTGACAG GGACACTGAAGGTCTGCCTCCTGGGCTGCAAAGATCTGCTGGTCACTGTGCCTGGACGCTCTCCCATGGCTGTCCAGGCAGGTAGCTCTTCTGAAAACTGGCTCCGAGCCAGGTCGAGGCAGCAGCGTGGTGGGGGTGAACTGGCCA GTGAAGTGCAGGCTGTGTTGAAGGTTGACAATCGTGTCGTGGGCCAGACAGGATGGGGACTGGTGGCTGAGAAATCCTGGGACCAGGCTTTTGTCATCTCCTTGGACAGA GCTCGAGAGCTGGAGATCGGGGTTCACTGGCGGGACTGGCGACAGTTGTGTGGTGTGGCATTCCTGAAGCTTGAGGACTTCCTTGACAATGCCTGTCACCAGCTTTCTCTCGGACTGGTGCCGCAGGGGAGGCTCTTTGCCCAG GTGACCTTCTGTGAGCCTGTCATTGAAAGGAGGCCGCGGCTGCGGAGGCAGAGACGCATCTTCTCTAAGCGGAGAG GCCAGGATTTCCTGAGAGCTTCCCAGATGAACCTCAACATGGCAGCCTGGGGGCGCCTGGTCCTGAGCTTGCTGCCCCCCTGCAGCTCACCAAGCACAGTCAGCCCCCCTAAAGGGTGCCCTTCCGCGGCAGCCTGTGGGACCTCCAGTGCTGCTTCCCCCGG TGACTTCCTGCCCATGAAGACGCTCTCCGGAGAAGACTTGAAGCCTCCTCCCAAGCCCCCACGCCTCTATCTCCAAGAAGCAGCCCCAGGGACTCCA TGTACCAAGCGCCCCCACATGGACCCTAGAACTGGAGTAGTGCCCGCCCTGTCAGCCTTCTCCACCAG GAAACCCCCCAGACTTCAAGACTTCCGATGTTTGGCTGTGCTGGGCCGGGGTCACTTTGGGAAG GTCCTCCTGGTCCAGTACAAAGGAACAGGAAAATACTACGCTATCAAGGCACTGAAGAAACAGGAAGTGCTAGGCCGCGATGAGATTGACAG CCTGTACTGTGAGAAGAGGATCCTGGAGACGGTGGGCCGTACCGGGCAccccttcctgctctctctccttgCCTGCTTCCAGACCTCCAGCCACGCCTGCTTAGTTACTGAGTTTCTGCCTGGAGGAGACCTCATGATGCAGATTCACGAGGACGTCTTTCCTGAGCCCCAGGCCTG CTTCTACCTGGCCTGTGTGGTCCTGGGGCTGCAGTTCCTACACGAGGAGAAGATCATTTACAG GGACCTGAAGTTGGATAATCTACTGCTGGATGCCCAGGGTTTCCTCAAGATTGCCGACTTTGGACTTTGCAAGGAAG GAATTGGCTTTGGTGACCGGACCAGGACTTTCTGTGGCACCCCAGAGTTCCTGGCCCCCGAGGTTTTGACTCAGGAAGCTTACACGCGGGCTGTGGACTGGTGGGGGCTGGGTGTGCTGCTCTATGAGATGTTAGTGGGTGAG TGTCCATTCCCAGGGGACACAGAAGAGGAGGTGTTTGAATGCATCGTCAATGCTGATGTCCCAAATCCCCACTTTCTGTCCGTGCAAGGGCTCGAACTCATTCAGAAG CTCCTCCAGAAGTCCCCAGAGAAGCGTCTAGGGGCAGGCGAACAGGACGCTGAGGAGATCAAGGTTCAGCCATTCTTTAGG ACCACCAACTGGCAGGCCCTGCTGGCCCGCACTGTCCAACCCCCCTTCGTGCCTACCCTCTGTGGCCCTACAGACCTGCGTTACTTCGAGGGAGAGTTCACCAGCCTGCCTCCAACCCTGACCCCGCCAGTCCCCCAAAGTTCCCTCACTGCTCGCCAACAGGCTGCCTTCCGGGACTTTGACTTCGTGTCTGAGCAGTTCCTGGAGTCCTGA
- the Set gene encoding protein SET isoform X2 encodes MSAPTAKASKKELNSNHDGADETSEKEQQEAIEHIDEVQNEIDRLNEQASEEILKVEQKYNKLRQPFFQKRSELIAKIPNFWVTTFVNHPQVSALLGEEDEEALHYLTRVEVTEFEDIKSGYRIDFYFDENPYFENKVLSKEFHLNESGDPSSKSTEIKWKSGKDLTKRSSQTQNKASRKRQHEEPESFFTWFTDHSDAGADELGEVIKDDIWPNPLQYYLVPDMDDEEGEAEDDDDDDEEEEGLEDIDEEGDEDEGEEDDDEDEGEEGEEDEGEDD; translated from the exons AAAAAGAACAGCAAGAAGCAATTGAACATATTGATGAAGTACAAAATGAAATAGACAG ACTTAATGAACAAGCCAGTGAGGAAATTTTGAAAGtagaacaaaaatataacaaactCCGCCAACCATTTTTTCAGAAGAGGTCAGAATTGATCGCCAAAATCCCAAATTTTTGGGTAACGACATTTGTCAACCATCCACAAG tgtctgcactgcttggggaggaagacgaggaggCTCTGCATTATTTGACCAGAGTTGAAGTGACAGAATTTGAAGACATTAAATCAGGTTACAGAATAGATTTT TATTTTGATGAAAATCCTTACTTTGAAAATAAAGTTCTCTCCAAAGAATTTCATCTGAATGAGAGTGGTGACCCGTCTTCAAAGTCCACTGAAATCAAATGGAAATCTGGAAAG gaTTTGACAAAGCGCTCAAGTCAAACACAGAATAAGGCCAGCAGGAAGAGGCAGCACGAAGAGCCAGAGAGCTTCTTTACCTGGTTTACTGACCATTCTGACGCAGGTGCTGATGAGTTAGGAGAGGTCATCAAAGACGATATTTGGCCAAATCCCTTGCAGTACTATTTG GTTCCTGATATGGATGATGAAGAAGGAGAGGCagaagatgatgatgacgacgacgaggaggaggaagggttGGAAGATATTGATGAAGAAGGAGATGAGGATGAAggtgaagaagatgatgatgaggaCGAAGGGGAGGAAGGCGAG GAGGACGAAGGCGAGGATGACTAG
- the Zdhhc12 gene encoding palmitoyltransferase ZDHHC12, with amino-acid sequence MALWLLLNSGMLVRTGHTVLTWGITLVLFLHDTELRQWEEQGELFLPLTFLLLVLSSLLLYLAVSLMDPGYVATQPQPQDEPKEEHTAMVPQAVPLRRCRYCLVLQPLRARHCRECRRCVRRYDHHCPWMENCVGERNHPLFVAYLALQLVVLLWGLCLAWSGLQFFRPWGLWLRSTGLLFTTFLLLSFFALVVGLLLASHLYLVARNTTTWEFISSHRIAYLRQRTSNPFDRGPTRNLAHFFCGWPSGPWETLWAGEEEGGSSQVV; translated from the exons ATGGCTCTCTGGCTACTGCTCAACTCTGGGATGCTGGTGCGGACTGGGCACACCGTGCTGACCTGGGGAATCACTCTGGTGCTCTTCCTGCACGACACCG AGCTTCGCCAATGGGAAGAGCAAGGGGAGCTCTTCCTGCCCCTCACGTTCCTGCTCCTGGTGCTGAGCTCCCTGCTGCTCTATCTGGCTGTGTCACTCATGGACCCTGGCTATGTGGCCACTCAGCCCCAGCCTCAG GATGAGCCCAAGGAGGAACACACAGCCATGGTCCCTCAGGCTGTCCCACTTCGACGCTGCAGATACTGCCTGGTACTG CAGCCCCTGCGGGCCCGGCACTGTCGTGAGTGCCGCCGCTGTGTTCGCCGCTATGATCACCACTGTCCCTGGATGGAGAACTGTGTGGGTGAACGCAACCACCCACTCTTTGTGGCTTACCTGGCACTGCAGCTGGTGGTTCTGCTGTGGGGCCTGTGCCTGGCATG GTCTGGGCTCCAGTTCTTCCGGCCCTGGGGGCTGTGGCTCCGGTCTACTGGGCTCCTGTTCACCACCTTCCTGCTGCTCTCCTTCTTCGCGTTAGTGGTTGGCCTGCTCCTGGCTTCCCACCTCTACCTGGTAGCCAGGAACACGACCACCTGGGAGTTCATCTCCTCACACCGAATTGCCTACCTCCGCCAGCGCACCAGCAACCCCTTTGATCGAGGTCCGACTCGAAACCTGGCCCACTTTTTCTGTGGTTGGCCCTCTGGGCCCTGGGAGACCCTCTGGgctggggaagaggagggaggcagCAGCCAGGTTGTCTAG
- the Pkn3 gene encoding serine/threonine-protein kinase N3 isoform X1, producing the protein MVPEGAARQPGTGQRAPEDEKEMIRRAIQKELKLKEGMENLRRVATDRRHLGHVQQLLRASNRRLEQLHGELRELHAQVLLPASTTAVAAAEPVTSGPQPRAEQPRARLLDALHRQLQVELKVKQGAENMIHTCASGTPKERKLLAAAQQMLKDSQLKVALLRMKISSLEASGSPEPGPDLLAKDLQHRLRIEAAVAVGAKNVVKLLGGRRLQDRKALAEAQAQLQESSQKLDLLRLALELLLERLPPTHSLRSRVTRELRMAMLGNPQPLGTLVKPITLTGTLKVCLLGCKDLLVTVPGRSPMAVQAGSSSENWLRARSRQQRGGGELASEVQAVLKVDNRVVGQTGWGLVAEKSWDQAFVISLDRARELEIGVHWRDWRQLCGVAFLKLEDFLDNACHQLSLGLVPQGRLFAQVTFCEPVIERRPRLRRQRRIFSKRRGQDFLRASQMNLNMAAWGRLVLSLLPPCSSPSTVSPPKGCPSAAACGTSSAASPGDFLPMKTLSGEDLKPPPKPPRLYLQEAAPGTPCTKRPHMDPRTGVVPALSAFSTRKPPRLQDFRCLAVLGRGHFGKVLLVQYKGTGKYYAIKALKKQEVLGRDEIDSLYCEKRILETVGRTGHPFLLSLLACFQTSSHACLVTEFLPGGDLMMQIHEDVFPEPQACFYLACVVLGLQFLHEEKIIYRDLKLDNLLLDAQGFLKIADFGLCKEGIGFGDRTRTFCGTPEFLAPEVLTQEAYTRAVDWWGLGVLLYEMLVGECPFPGDTEEEVFECIVNADVPNPHFLSVQGLELIQKLLQKSPEKRLGAGEQDAEEIKVQPFFRTTNWQALLARTVQPPFVPTLCGPTDLRYFEGEFTSLPPTLTPPVPQSSLTARQQAAFRDFDFVSEQFLES; encoded by the exons ATGGTGCCGGAGGGAGCGGCGCGCCAG CCCGGGACTGGCCAGAGAGCCCCCGAGGATGAGAAAGAGATGATCCGTCGAGCCATCCAGAAGGAGCTGAAGCTCAAGGAGGGCATGGAGAACTTGCGGCGTGTGGCCACAGACCGCCGTCACCTGGGCCATGTGCAGCAGCTGCTGAGGGCCTCCAACCGCCGCCTGGAGCAGCTACATGGCGAGCTTCGGGAGCTGCATGCCCAGGTTCTGCTGCCAGCCTCCACCACCGCCGTCGCCGCTGCTG AGCCGGTGACCTCAGGACCCCAGCCACGGGCGGAGCAGCCAAGGGCTCGGCTCCTGGACGCTTTACATAGGCAGCTGCAGGTGGAGCTGAAGGTGAAGCAGGGGGCTGAGAACATGATTCACACGTGTGCCAGCGGCACCCCCAAG GAGAGGAAGCTCCTGGCGGCTGCCCAGCAGATGTTAAAGGACAGTCAGCTGAAGGTGGCCCTACTTCGGATGAAGATAAGCAGCCTGGAGGCCAGTGGGTCTCCAGAGCCAG GCCCTGACTTGCTGGCCAAGGACCTGCAGCACCGACTGCGAATAGAGGCTGCTGTGGCTGTAGGTGCCAAGAACGTGGTGAAGCTGCTTGGTGGCCGGAGGCTGCAGGACCGCAAGGCACTGGCCGAG GCCCAGGCCCAGCTCCAGGAATCCTCCCAGAAGCTGGACCTCCTACGGCTGGCCCTGGAATTGCTGCTGGAGAGGTTgcctcccacccactccctgcGCAGTCGGGTGACCCGAGAGCTGCGGATGGCCATGCTTGGGAACCCCCAGCCTTTGGGGACACTTGTGAAACCCATTACCCTGACAG GGACACTGAAGGTCTGCCTCCTGGGCTGCAAAGATCTGCTGGTCACTGTGCCTGGACGCTCTCCCATGGCTGTCCAGGCAGGTAGCTCTTCTGAAAACTGGCTCCGAGCCAGGTCGAGGCAGCAGCGTGGTGGGGGTGAACTGGCCA GTGAAGTGCAGGCTGTGTTGAAGGTTGACAATCGTGTCGTGGGCCAGACAGGATGGGGACTGGTGGCTGAGAAATCCTGGGACCAGGCTTTTGTCATCTCCTTGGACAGA GCTCGAGAGCTGGAGATCGGGGTTCACTGGCGGGACTGGCGACAGTTGTGTGGTGTGGCATTCCTGAAGCTTGAGGACTTCCTTGACAATGCCTGTCACCAGCTTTCTCTCGGACTGGTGCCGCAGGGGAGGCTCTTTGCCCAG GTGACCTTCTGTGAGCCTGTCATTGAAAGGAGGCCGCGGCTGCGGAGGCAGAGACGCATCTTCTCTAAGCGGAGAG GCCAGGATTTCCTGAGAGCTTCCCAGATGAACCTCAACATGGCAGCCTGGGGGCGCCTGGTCCTGAGCTTGCTGCCCCCCTGCAGCTCACCAAGCACAGTCAGCCCCCCTAAAGGGTGCCCTTCCGCGGCAGCCTGTGGGACCTCCAGTGCTGCTTCCCCCGG TGACTTCCTGCCCATGAAGACGCTCTCCGGAGAAGACTTGAAGCCTCCTCCCAAGCCCCCACGCCTCTATCTCCAAGAAGCAGCCCCAGGGACTCCA TGTACCAAGCGCCCCCACATGGACCCTAGAACTGGAGTAGTGCCCGCCCTGTCAGCCTTCTCCACCAG GAAACCCCCCAGACTTCAAGACTTCCGATGTTTGGCTGTGCTGGGCCGGGGTCACTTTGGGAAG GTCCTCCTGGTCCAGTACAAAGGAACAGGAAAATACTACGCTATCAAGGCACTGAAGAAACAGGAAGTGCTAGGCCGCGATGAGATTGACAG CCTGTACTGTGAGAAGAGGATCCTGGAGACGGTGGGCCGTACCGGGCAccccttcctgctctctctccttgCCTGCTTCCAGACCTCCAGCCACGCCTGCTTAGTTACTGAGTTTCTGCCTGGAGGAGACCTCATGATGCAGATTCACGAGGACGTCTTTCCTGAGCCCCAGGCCTG CTTCTACCTGGCCTGTGTGGTCCTGGGGCTGCAGTTCCTACACGAGGAGAAGATCATTTACAG GGACCTGAAGTTGGATAATCTACTGCTGGATGCCCAGGGTTTCCTCAAGATTGCCGACTTTGGACTTTGCAAGGAAG GAATTGGCTTTGGTGACCGGACCAGGACTTTCTGTGGCACCCCAGAGTTCCTGGCCCCCGAGGTTTTGACTCAGGAAGCTTACACGCGGGCTGTGGACTGGTGGGGGCTGGGTGTGCTGCTCTATGAGATGTTAGTGGGTGAG TGTCCATTCCCAGGGGACACAGAAGAGGAGGTGTTTGAATGCATCGTCAATGCTGATGTCCCAAATCCCCACTTTCTGTCCGTGCAAGGGCTCGAACTCATTCAGAAG CTCCTCCAGAAGTCCCCAGAGAAGCGTCTAGGGGCAGGCGAACAGGACGCTGAGGAGATCAAGGTTCAGCCATTCTTTAGG ACCACCAACTGGCAGGCCCTGCTGGCCCGCACTGTCCAACCCCCCTTCGTGCCTACCCTCTGTGGCCCTACAGACCTGCGTTACTTCGAGGGAGAGTTCACCAGCCTGCCTCCAACCCTGACCCCGCCAGTCCCCCAAAGTTCCCTCACTGCTCGCCAACAGGCTGCCTTCCGGGACTTTGACTTCGTGTCTGAGCAGTTCCTGGAGTCCTGA